GTGAACGCCCTGACCCCCCTCCTTCCGGCCCTGCACACCCTCGAACCCTTGGGTCTCTCGCGCATTGCCGTTCAATCGTGGTCGGCTTCGGCCAACCCTGAGCAGGCGGGCCGCCTCGCCCGGTACCTGGAGGCCGAGTTTCACGCACTGGCCGGTGACTACGCGGACAGCGTGGACCACGCCTATCTGCGTTCCAATGCCTTCCGGGCCAATGTGGTTCAGGCGGTGCGCGCGGCGGAAGTGGCCGAGTCGGAGGCCAAGCTGCGTTTCATTGCCCGCGCCCTGGCCGGCTGCCTGCTGAACTTTCCACCCCCCATCCCCGACAGGTTTCAGACGCTGCGAATCATCGAGGGCCTGTCGGACCGGGAAACGCACGTCTTTGTGGGCCTGTTCGGGCTGCTCGACCCCCTGGACCCTTTTGAAGACCGTATCTCCGTGAACAGTACCGTGACGGTGGCGGGCCTGACCCGTCAGGAGTTCGCCTCGGCGTTGCTGGGGCTGGGGCAGTTGGGTTTGGTGGTGCGGGAGGACGTGGGCTGGAAGCTGACGGCATTGGCCCGGCAGGTGGCGGTGCTGACGCGGCTGGAAGGGGACGGGTTGTAGCGCAGCACGGTTGTAGCCTGGAACCGCTTCAGCCCTGACCCGAGCGCCGGGAGGGTCCAGACGCTTTCCTGGGTCCCCTCGCCCTGACCCGCTCGTATACCCCGGCGAGTGCCCGCGCGCGCACGTTCAGGTCGTACTGCGCCGCGCTGGCCCGCGCCCCGTTCTGAAGGGCAGCCACATGGTCCGGGTGCAGGGCGTACAGCAGACCGTCGGCCAGGGCGTCGGCGGTGGGGTCGCGCACCGTGCCGTTCTCGCCCTCATGGATCAGGTCCAGCGCGGCGGGGCTGCGGGCGGCGACCAGCGGCGCTCCGGCGGCCAACGCCTCGATCATGCTCATGGGCAGCACCTCGCTGGTGCTGGCCGTCAGGAAAGCGTCTGCCGCGGCCAGGGCTTCGGGGACGCGGGCGTAGGGCAGCGGGCCGGTAAAGGTCACGCCCTCGGGCGCACGGGCGGCGGCCCCGGCCGCACTCGGGCCGTCACCCACCACCAGCAGGCGCAGTTCCGGGCGGCTGGCCCGCGCCCGGTCAAAGGCCTGAATCATGGTGTCCAGATTCTTCTCGGGCGCGAGGCGGCCCAGGTACATCACCAGCGGCGCGTCGGGGGCGATGTGGTATTCGGCGCGGAAGGCGCGGCCGTCGGCGGCGTGGAACGCGGCCAGATCGACCGGATTGGGAAACAGCTCGACCTCTCCGTCATACCCGTACTCGCTGAGCATCTCGACCATCGCGCGGCCTGGAGCCAGCACCGCGTCCACCCGCCGTGCAAAGGCGCTGACGTGGGGGCGCAGCATGGCGCGGCCCACCGTGTGGGGCATGGGCGTGTAGTGCAGGTACTGGTCGTACTGGGTGTGGGCGGTATACACCACGGGTGCGCCCGAGAGCCGGGACCACTTCAGGGCCAGCCCGCCGGCCAGAAAGGGGTGCATGGTATGCAGCACGTCCAGATCGCGCAGCGGAAGGCGGGCGGTCAGCAGCGGTCCCGGAGCGAGCATCACCGGGTAATCCGCCGGAGCGCCCAGGGCCCGCGCTCCGGCAAAGGAACTGTTCAGGCGGTAGACGCCTTCCTCGTGGGGCGGCATCTGCGGGTGGCGCGGCGCAAAGATCCGCACCTCGTGGCCCAGGGCCCGCAGTCCCCGCGCAAACAGGGCGGTACTGGTCGCCACGCCATTGCGAGACGGCAGGTAGGTCGCGGTGATCAGGCCAATTCGCACGCTGCTGAGCAGTCTAGAACATGCGGCGTGCCGGCAGCGTCTGCGGGAGGGGGGTCACCGTGGCTGGAAAGTCCCCTGCGCCGCGGCTCCAGCGAGTGTTTTGCAGGCCGCTTGCCCGTTTCCAGCCGGCGGCGCGGTCCCGTATGCTGGGCCGTATGACTGCCTCCTCCCGTTCTTCCACGCCCGCGCCGCTGCTCATTCCCTGTGTGGATATTCAGGCGGGCCGCGCCGTGCGGCTGTACGAGGGCGATCCTGACCGCGAAACGGTGTACTTCGAGTCACCGCTGGAGGCCGCGCGCCACTGGGTGGCCCTGGGCGCGGAGCTGCTGCATCTGGTGGACCTGGACGCGGCGACCGGGCGCGGCGAGAACCGCGCCGTGATCCGGCAGATTGTGGCCGAGCTGGGCGTGCCGGTCGAGGTGGGCGGCGGCGTGCGCGACCGCGCCGGGGCCGAGGAACTGCTGCGCGGCGGGGTTCAGCGGGTGGTGATCGGTACCGCCGCCGTGCGCAGCCCCGAACTGGTGGCCGACCTGATCGCCGCGCACGGCCCCGAGCGGGTGGTGGTCAGTCTGGACGCCCGTGGGCTGGAGGTTGCCACCCACGGCTGGGCCCAGGGCAGCGGCGTGCAGGTGGCCGACCTGACCCCCACGCTCGCCGGGGCGGGACTGGAGACCCTGATTTTCACCGATGTCACCCGCGACGGCACCCTGCGCGGTCTGGACCGCGAGCTGATGCGGCAGGTGCGCGGCCTGTGGCGGGGCACCCTGATCGTGGGGGGCGGCGTGGCCGACCTGAACGACGTGCAACTGCTGGCCGAGGAAGGCATTGAGGGAGCCATCGTCGGACGGTCCATCTATGAGGGCACCCTGGCCTATCCGCTGACCTGGCCGGTCGACAGCTCTGTGGGATAAGGCTTCAG
This genomic window from Deinococcus aerophilus contains:
- the hisA gene encoding 1-(5-phosphoribosyl)-5-[(5-phosphoribosylamino)methylideneamino]imidazole-4-carboxamide isomerase, with amino-acid sequence MTASSRSSTPAPLLIPCVDIQAGRAVRLYEGDPDRETVYFESPLEAARHWVALGAELLHLVDLDAATGRGENRAVIRQIVAELGVPVEVGGGVRDRAGAEELLRGGVQRVVIGTAAVRSPELVADLIAAHGPERVVVSLDARGLEVATHGWAQGSGVQVADLTPTLAGAGLETLIFTDVTRDGTLRGLDRELMRQVRGLWRGTLIVGGGVADLNDVQLLAEEGIEGAIVGRSIYEGTLAYPLTWPVDSSVG
- a CDS encoding glycosyltransferase family 4 protein, coding for MRIGLITATYLPSRNGVATSTALFARGLRALGHEVRIFAPRHPQMPPHEEGVYRLNSSFAGARALGAPADYPVMLAPGPLLTARLPLRDLDVLHTMHPFLAGGLALKWSRLSGAPVVYTAHTQYDQYLHYTPMPHTVGRAMLRPHVSAFARRVDAVLAPGRAMVEMLSEYGYDGEVELFPNPVDLAAFHAADGRAFRAEYHIAPDAPLVMYLGRLAPEKNLDTMIQAFDRARASRPELRLLVVGDGPSAAGAAARAPEGVTFTGPLPYARVPEALAAADAFLTASTSEVLPMSMIEALAAGAPLVAARSPAALDLIHEGENGTVRDPTADALADGLLYALHPDHVAALQNGARASAAQYDLNVRARALAGVYERVRARGPRKASGPSRRSGQG